The Panthera tigris isolate Pti1 chromosome A1, P.tigris_Pti1_mat1.1, whole genome shotgun sequence region GGGGGTATCCACTGCACGTGCGCTGCGGAAACCTACCCGCAGGTGAAAGCTAGGAACCTTAGCGGGTGGATGTGCTCGCAGTCTCACCTCCTAGGGCATGGATGTGCGCTGGCTGGCGGCACCCTTCACCCTGGGGAAGAGCTCGTGGCGCCTAATGTAAgttcttctccccattttacacCGCTTAAGTGGTTGAAATGGGAGGCCCAGGCTCCCACAGGGAAAGGCAGGGCTAAGCAATAGTgacacaagcaggctccagtggtTGAGTCATTTTATTGGACCTTTGACGGTTGGCTGTGGAGAGCATTCCCTCCATTTGGTTAGCATCCTGCAGGGGAGACCTTAGGATGGGTCCGTGTAGCGCAGACTGGACTAAACCCCCAGGACCTCCTATGAAAAATGGTGTAATACCTGACCATTTTGGCCTGTGATTaccaataaaataatgataataaaaagtcTGTGTTCTGACCATTGTTCAGGTCTTCCTGCTGGAACAGAAATGTGCAAAGCTGCTGATGTACATAGGTAGAGTTCTGTCTTAGCTTCAAATAGTGCCAGTCCCACTTTCTCCTGATAGTGTGCTCAACTCAGCAGATGCAAAGGGCCGGGCTTGttctccttttgatttcttccacAAGGTCTTCTCTTCGGACATCCACCTGGCCAGGATGAGGTAAAAAGGTGGTATGAGCATCTGTGACTCCACTACTCCTGAGGGCCCACTCCTTCCTCTGGCCATCAGGCTTGGGTCAGCTGGATAAGGAAGGTAGGCAAACACCTCAGACAGACAGTGCTCCTTGGGGGGAGCCAGAGACATGGTATAGATGGAGATGGGATTAAGTTAAGTTAACAGGTTAAGTTCATTCTGAGTAAGTACTAACGGGAATGCCAGGGTTTTGCTCAGGTCTTCAATGGGCATTGGTCTGCCAAAATGGCATACATTCCCTGTCCCTCAGCCTTCCTGCCCACCTACGTACCTCTTCCCTACTGGCCACCGAACGAAGCTTGATGACCCCATCCTTGAGCTCCTGCTCACCAATGATGGCCACCAGTGGGATGCCTGCCTCCTCACAGTACTGCAGCTGGTTCAGCAACTTTGGGTTCTTCTTGTAGAGCAGCTCTGCCTGCAGGGGACCAGGGCAGATGATAAGAACTGGCTTCTATTGTCCTCAGGGACAACCTACTTGGGGCCCAAGTGCTTAGCTCTACTCCCAAGAAGTCACTATGGATGAGCTTTTACTTAGTCTGTGCCCAGCACTCCCAAGTTTGTTGCCTCCCTGGGGCTTGCCTCCTCTACCTTGATCCCAGCATCCCAGAGCTCCGAAACGAGTTTTAGTCTTTCCTCCAGCAGCCTCTTCTGTGCGGATGCCACAAGCACCTGTGTTTCTGTGGTCCGTACTTTTTCCTCCAaagcctggggaaggggcagataaaagtcacagagctgggctACCCTTTACAGTACTTTCAAGAAGCAAACAGAACAGGCTGTTTATTGTCAGGATTCTGAGAGACCAGGCCCAACTCTGGGAGCTTCATTAACACAGGGGCCCAGTCTTCTCTAGCAATTGGGCATAAGGTAGTGTTTAGAAGATGTAGAAAGGAACTGACTGGCTTGTACATATGACTTGCCAGAATAGATAATGTAGGGCAAGAGTAAAGGTAGTTTACATACAGTAACTTCAAACTTGTCTCCTTTTAGTACCTTAAGTGTTCACAAGAGCATTCACACAGAAGTGACACTGTGAGCTCACCTAGTTCTAATTCTCACTTACTATGTGCCCAGTCAAGAGACTGTCCCTCTTGTACTTCGGCCATAGGGCCCAACCCAGGGTGTGGGTGgttggggggaaagggagaatgCTGCTGCTGtgccttgtctttttctttttctttttttttaatgtttatttttgagacagagagacagagtgcgagcaggggagggtcagagaggggaggggagacacagaatctgaagtagggtccaggctctgagctgtcagcacagagcccgatgtggggctcgaactcatgaactgcaagatcatgacctgagctgaagttggatacttaaccaactgagccacccaggcaccctgtgccttgtctttttctagaaaactattttcatagtTCTTACAACATCAGATGACTACAAGATCAGGAACAGTGATCTCAACTGGGAAACATGGGTGGTTTCCATTCCAGAGAAAAGGATGGGAGCAGTGGGAAGGTTATTGCCAGAGCATTCCCCAGGGGAATGCAACCAGCCAGTTAAGAGCAGCAGCAAAGGAATGCTTGAGGCCCTGAGGGCCTTCCCTTGATTCTAGCAGCCAGAGAGTCAAGATAGCCACCTGGGGAATCCCAAGGTCTCAGACACATGCTTACCACTTGGAGACAGTATCAGAGTGGTTAGGAGTAAGACTTTGGAGTCATGCTGCCTGGATTCAAACTGTGACTCTGCTGCTTAAAAGTTTcacaaccttgggcaaattatgaTCTATAAtgctttaatttccttgcctagaaaatgtaaataataaaaatagctactCTCAGAGGGCTGTGTAAGAATTTTACTAGATAATGCACAAAAAGCACCAAGCACAGTACCTAGCAGAGTAGTAAAATATTAACTGTTCTGTATTCTGAAGAAGATCTGGATCTTTGGATATACCAGACATGACTCCTAACAGCCCTGAGGGAAGTAGGGACCCAGAGCAAAGAATTCTGTGAAGAAAGAATGATCAGAGATCCATAAAACTGGCCTCTACTGGGGTGGGAGTGTATGAAGGACAGCAACCACCTTTTCTCCAGCTCTTTGCAAAGATGCTCCTTGCCCAAAACAGTACTACTTGCCCCCTTCAAGATCAAAGAAGATAGCTCATGTGCCACCAACTGCCCAGACTGCTTCTACCCTCCCCCAGGACTTACCTCTAGCCTCTGCTCCACAATGGAGAAGATCCGCTCCACCCCAATGCTGAGCCCCACACATGGCACCTTGCGTCCTTTAGGGTCAAACATGCCTACCAGCCCATCATAGCGTCCTCCAGCAGCCACACTGCCCACACCCAGGGGCTCTTCCCCTGGCTGGACTGGGGTCTGTAGCAGCACTGCCTCATAGATCACCCCAGTATAGTAGTCTAGCCCTCGAGCAAGGCTCAGGTCGAAGGAGATCTGTGGGGACAAGATCATAGTCAATACCAGATGAGAATCAACTATCTGAAACCCCAGAGCTCAGCTAAGGTGTCCACCCCCAACCTGACTCACCTTGTCAGCAATGCCAAACAGGGTCAAATATTCAAACAACAGTTTTAGGTCTTCCAGGCCCTCCAAGGCCTGTTTGTTTTGGGACAGTTTAGGATCCTGGAGCAGCTGTTCCACCAGGGATACCCCACCTGGGGAGATATATTTGTAAGCCAACTGACTGACAAGAGGAAAAAGGTAGAGGATTTACCTTTTTGCCTGACCTATACACGTATGtgtgcgtatacacacacacacacacacacacacacacacacagaagatttTAAGTCAGATAGATGGCTTTTGGAGAGGCAGGGTTTGTGCCTCACCATGCTGCTGGACGTAGTCCCCAATGTGGTCAGCTACCTCGGGTGTGAGGCCCTTCTCTCCCACCATCTCATTCTTTACTTCCTCCCAGGATACCTAGGCAGACAGAAACCAGTAAGGGACCCTTAAGTAGCTTATCCACTGCAGAGCAAGTGTGGGCCATTCTGAGGGGGCATTTCTGGAGCAGAAGTTGCCTTTCAACCTAGATTCTGGGGCTAATCTCCTGAGGAGCATAGAGGCAGACCCCCCTCTCTCCTGATCTTGTTTTACATTTCTCAGAGCAGGGTGGGATCTGAGAAAAGAGGAGTGAAGTGTCTGGGTCATTACCTTGTCCAGCTTGTCCACTGAGGAGCAGATGGTACGGAACTTGCTATCAGGAACACCACAGATGGCAAACATCCCATCTAGGATGCGCCGATCATTCACCTGCAGGGACCCAAGGCATAGTGAGGAGACAACCTCTTTACGTGACATGAGCCTCAATAGTCTCGGTCACTTGGGCTACTGGTCTCTCTGCACAAAAATCTTCTCCTGTGAGAGGCTAAGCCCAATTCTGCTTT contains the following coding sequences:
- the HARS1 gene encoding histidine--tRNA ligase, cytoplasmic isoform X2, encoding MAIREKVFDVIISCFKRHGAEVIDTPVFELKETLTGKYGEDSKLIYDLKDQGGELLSLRYDLTVPFARYLAMNKLTNIKRYHIAKVYRRDNPAMTRGRYREFYQCDFDIAGQFDPMIPDAECLKIMCEILSSLQIGDFLVKVNDRRILDGMFAICGVPDSKFRTICSSVDKLDKVSWEEVKNEMVGEKGLTPEVADHIGDYVQQHGGVSLVEQLLQDPKLSQNKQALEGLEDLKLLFEYLTLFGIADKISFDLSLARGLDYYTGVIYEAVLLQTPVQPGEEPLGVGSVAAGGRYDGLVGMFDPKGRKVPCVGLSIGVERIFSIVEQRLEALEEKVRTTETQVLVASAQKRLLEERLKLVSELWDAGIKAELLYKKNPKLLNQLQYCEEAGIPLVAIIGEQELKDGVIKLRSVASREEVDVRREDLVEEIKRRTSPALCIC
- the HARS1 gene encoding histidine--tRNA ligase, cytoplasmic isoform X1, yielding MAERAALEELVRLQGERVRGLKQQKASAEQIEEEVAKLLKLKAQLGPDEGKQKFVLKTPKGTRDYSPRQMAIREKVFDVIISCFKRHGAEVIDTPVFELKETLTGKYGEDSKLIYDLKDQGGELLSLRYDLTVPFARYLAMNKLTNIKRYHIAKVYRRDNPAMTRGRYREFYQCDFDIAGQFDPMIPDAECLKIMCEILSSLQIGDFLVKVNDRRILDGMFAICGVPDSKFRTICSSVDKLDKVSWEEVKNEMVGEKGLTPEVADHIGDYVQQHGGVSLVEQLLQDPKLSQNKQALEGLEDLKLLFEYLTLFGIADKISFDLSLARGLDYYTGVIYEAVLLQTPVQPGEEPLGVGSVAAGGRYDGLVGMFDPKGRKVPCVGLSIGVERIFSIVEQRLEALEEKVRTTETQVLVASAQKRLLEERLKLVSELWDAGIKAELLYKKNPKLLNQLQYCEEAGIPLVAIIGEQELKDGVIKLRSVASREEVDVRREDLVEEIKRRTSPALCIC